A window of Psychroflexus sp. ALD_RP9 contains these coding sequences:
- a CDS encoding S9 family peptidase, which yields MKQFWYILFLAVCLTQAQTPLSVEKIMQNPNWMGYFPSDINWGQQSEKIYFNYNPEQNETDSLYSFSLKQEIITEVNPADASQLIPQNATTNANHTEKVFTRNGNLFHYVIKKNQQKLLLDLPQRISSPQFLTNNAIGFVIDGNVFKLELENFQVKQLSFLTEGKAPQDQAQSSEKEAWLRSENLKLLAEVQQQVKAKESRKTYREQNNTSVKPFYLGNERAYNFNISKDGHYISFQTYVPSSSKMTSVPDFIDASGYTKNLPARSKVGDQDRKTALYLYHTKTHKVTKIDPTNLPEISQLPKYTKDYPNREWKEDPRPVTYSEVYFSGNSKQAVVDIRTQDNKDRYISLINLKTGQLEVLDHQHDEAWIGGPGINAYYNGGILGWLPDHQHIYYQSEASGFSHLYLHNTYNKQQTALTKGEYEVFNPKLSKNGKHWYFTSSKIHPGERHYYQMPVFGGEQKQLTQMKGRNEVSLSPDEKYLAIRYSNSNTPWELYLKRNRSNAKAKKLTDGQSDAFKAYNWRTPKLIQFTAQDGQKPYARLYQPKTEQANNAAVIFVHGAGYLQNAHHWWSSYFREYMFHNLLADLGYTVLDIDYRGSAGYGRDWRTGIYRHMGGKDLDDHVDGAKYLVENYNINPDKIGIYGGSYGGFITLMALFNEAESFAAGAALRSVTDWAHYNHTYTKNILNEPHLDPIAYRRSSPIYFAEGLEDPLLIAHGMVDTNVHFQDVVRLAQRLIELKKENWEMAVFPIEGHGFTQPTSWTDEYKRILKLFETTIGQ from the coding sequence AAAACCCTAATTGGATGGGCTATTTCCCGAGTGACATAAATTGGGGTCAACAATCTGAAAAGATTTACTTTAATTATAATCCAGAACAAAATGAAACCGATTCTTTGTATTCGTTCAGTTTAAAGCAAGAAATCATCACTGAAGTCAATCCAGCAGATGCATCTCAACTTATACCACAAAACGCTACTACAAACGCTAACCATACTGAAAAAGTATTTACACGTAATGGCAATTTATTTCATTATGTGATTAAAAAAAATCAACAAAAATTATTGTTAGACTTACCTCAACGCATTTCTTCGCCTCAATTTTTAACTAACAATGCTATCGGTTTTGTAATAGATGGAAATGTATTTAAACTAGAACTAGAAAATTTTCAAGTAAAACAATTAAGTTTTTTAACTGAAGGAAAAGCACCTCAAGATCAAGCGCAGTCTAGCGAAAAAGAAGCCTGGTTAAGGTCAGAGAATTTAAAGTTACTCGCTGAAGTTCAACAACAAGTAAAAGCTAAAGAATCTCGTAAAACTTATCGTGAACAAAACAATACTTCTGTAAAACCCTTTTATTTAGGCAATGAACGTGCTTACAATTTTAATATCAGTAAAGATGGACATTACATTAGCTTTCAAACTTATGTGCCAAGTTCTAGTAAAATGACTTCAGTTCCTGATTTTATTGATGCCTCAGGTTATACTAAAAACTTGCCAGCCCGATCTAAAGTTGGCGATCAAGATCGTAAAACAGCCTTGTATCTTTATCATACCAAAACACATAAAGTTACAAAAATAGACCCAACCAACTTACCTGAAATTTCGCAATTACCTAAATACACAAAAGATTACCCTAATCGCGAATGGAAAGAAGACCCAAGACCTGTTACCTATTCTGAAGTTTATTTTTCAGGTAACTCAAAACAAGCTGTGGTAGATATTAGAACACAAGATAACAAAGATCGCTACATCAGTTTAATTAATTTAAAAACTGGACAATTAGAAGTATTAGACCATCAACATGACGAAGCTTGGATTGGTGGCCCAGGAATAAATGCTTATTACAATGGCGGTATTTTAGGTTGGTTGCCAGACCACCAACACATTTATTACCAATCTGAAGCAAGTGGGTTTTCACACTTATACCTTCATAATACCTACAACAAACAGCAAACTGCTTTAACCAAAGGTGAATATGAAGTGTTTAATCCGAAACTCTCTAAGAACGGTAAACATTGGTACTTCACTTCATCAAAAATACATCCTGGCGAACGCCACTATTACCAAATGCCAGTTTTTGGTGGAGAACAAAAACAACTTACCCAAATGAAAGGTCGCAACGAAGTGAGCTTATCTCCAGACGAAAAATACTTAGCCATTAGATATTCTAATTCAAATACGCCTTGGGAGTTGTATTTAAAACGCAATCGCTCGAATGCTAAAGCAAAAAAGCTTACTGATGGGCAGTCTGACGCGTTTAAAGCTTATAATTGGCGAACACCAAAATTAATTCAATTCACAGCGCAAGATGGTCAAAAACCATACGCAAGATTATACCAACCAAAAACTGAGCAAGCTAACAATGCTGCTGTTATTTTTGTGCATGGTGCTGGCTACTTACAAAATGCCCACCATTGGTGGTCTAGCTATTTTAGAGAATATATGTTTCATAACCTTTTAGCTGATTTAGGTTACACCGTATTAGATATAGATTATCGAGGAAGCGCTGGCTATGGGCGTGATTGGCGAACAGGAATTTACCGTCACATGGGCGGAAAAGATCTGGATGACCATGTTGATGGTGCTAAATATTTAGTTGAAAATTACAATATTAACCCTGATAAAATTGGCATTTACGGCGGAAGCTATGGTGGCTTTATCACTTTAATGGCATTATTTAACGAAGCTGAAAGTTTTGCTGCAGGAGCAGCTTTACGTTCTGTAACCGATTGGGCGCATTACAATCATACCTACACCAAAAATATATTAAATGAGCCTCATCTAGACCCAATAGCCTACAGGCGTTCATCACCTATTTACTTTGCTGAAGGTTTAGAAGACCCATTATTAATCGCTCACGGTATGGTAGATACAAACGTGCATTTTCAAGATGTGGTGAGGCTAGCACAACGCTTAATTGAATTAAAAAAAGAAAATTGGGAAATGGCTGTTTTTCCAATTGAAGGTCACGGTTTTACTCAACCAACTAGTTGGACAGATGAGTATAAGCGCATTTTAAAACTTTTTGAAACAACAATTGGTCAATAA
- a CDS encoding helix-turn-helix domain-containing protein, with translation MPIKINLDQLLKERNMQSVDLANAIGITKANLSILKTGKAKAVRFTTLENICQVLECQPGDILEYVKEVT, from the coding sequence ATGCCCATAAAAATTAATTTAGACCAATTACTTAAAGAGCGTAACATGCAATCGGTAGATTTAGCTAATGCCATTGGCATTACTAAAGCTAACTTATCAATTTTAAAAACAGGCAAAGCTAAAGCTGTACGGTTTACAACACTTGAAAACATATGTCAAGTTTTAGAGTGCCAACCTGGCGACATATTAGAATATGTAAAAGAAGTGACCTAG
- a CDS encoding isoaspartyl peptidase/L-asparaginase family protein, which translates to MKTLQLNFNPKLLSLIVGLFLVGCQNSEPTEAKSLNSNSIEKENASQTFGIVIHGGAGTITRENMTDSLQKVYEAKLTEAVVAGHEILKNGGSAIDAVQASIVIMEDSSLFNSAKGAVFTNDEKNSLDASIMEGQTRNAGAVAGVETVKNPIKLAFEVMKNSPHVLLSGKGAEQFAADQGIEIVDPSYFFTQDRFDVLQRVKNKEKTAYTDSFIDDTKFGTVGCVALDQNGNLAAGTSTGGMTNKKWGRIGDSPIIGAGTYANNNTCAISATGWGEFFIRGAVAYDISARMEYLGESLNQASQKVIQEKLPNLGGNGGIIGIDKSGQMSMEFNTPGMYRASMNAKGEIVVKMYKD; encoded by the coding sequence ATGAAGACTTTACAACTTAACTTCAACCCTAAGCTTTTAAGCTTAATAGTAGGTCTATTTTTAGTCGGTTGTCAAAATTCAGAACCAACCGAAGCTAAATCGTTAAATTCAAATTCCATAGAAAAAGAAAATGCTTCACAAACATTCGGAATTGTTATTCATGGTGGTGCAGGTACAATTACACGCGAAAATATGACCGATTCTTTACAAAAAGTCTATGAAGCAAAATTAACTGAAGCGGTTGTGGCTGGACATGAAATTTTAAAGAATGGTGGTAGTGCTATCGATGCTGTGCAGGCAAGTATTGTGATTATGGAAGACTCATCATTATTTAATTCTGCTAAAGGTGCTGTTTTTACAAATGATGAGAAAAATTCGCTAGATGCTTCGATTATGGAAGGCCAAACACGAAATGCTGGTGCGGTTGCTGGTGTAGAAACGGTTAAAAACCCGATTAAACTTGCTTTTGAGGTGATGAAAAATTCTCCACATGTTCTACTTTCAGGAAAAGGTGCTGAGCAGTTTGCCGCAGACCAAGGCATAGAAATTGTTGATCCGAGCTATTTTTTTACTCAAGACCGTTTTGATGTTTTGCAACGGGTAAAAAACAAAGAAAAAACAGCTTATACCGATAGTTTTATAGATGATACGAAATTTGGAACAGTCGGTTGTGTGGCTTTAGATCAAAATGGAAATTTAGCTGCAGGAACTTCAACTGGAGGTATGACTAATAAAAAATGGGGTCGAATTGGTGATTCGCCTATTATCGGTGCAGGAACCTACGCTAATAATAACACTTGTGCCATTTCAGCTACGGGTTGGGGCGAATTTTTTATACGTGGTGCTGTGGCTTATGATATTTCTGCACGAATGGAGTATTTAGGTGAGTCTTTAAACCAAGCGAGCCAAAAAGTTATTCAAGAAAAGCTACCAAACTTAGGTGGTAATGGCGGGATTATAGGGATTGATAAATCAGGACAAATGAGTATGGAATTTAATACGCCAGGGATGTATCGCGCTTCAATGAATGCGAAAGGTGAAATAGTAGTAAAAATGTATAAAGACTAG
- a CDS encoding DUF1028 domain-containing protein translates to MKNCIALVCFFYTVFSFSQQIPIKDPFAHTFSIIARDAETGEMAVGVQSHWFSVGSVVPWGKSGVGVVATQSFVSERYGYEGLQLLEQNYSPKKALEKLKQKDQAQAFRQVAILNVKGEIAVHTGQKCIAHAQHKIGDNFSVQANMMLNETVVEKMYEAFKNHKNLALAERVVKAMKAAQAAGGDIRGKQSAALIVVGSTKTKQPWDDKRIDLRVDDHKTPIAELERLLKVHRAYDYMNQGDVAMENNDIKAALEAYSKAEALEPTNLEMKFWKAVALANSGDVKTSVPIFERIFEIDKNWQTLLKRLPDAELLQIDEQALSYLLNL, encoded by the coding sequence ATGAAAAACTGTATTGCCTTAGTCTGTTTTTTTTACACCGTTTTTTCTTTTTCTCAACAGATACCGATTAAAGATCCCTTTGCTCATACTTTTTCTATTATAGCACGTGATGCTGAAACTGGAGAAATGGCTGTTGGTGTACAAAGCCATTGGTTTTCTGTTGGCTCAGTCGTACCTTGGGGAAAATCGGGCGTTGGTGTTGTGGCGACTCAATCTTTTGTGAGTGAACGCTATGGTTATGAAGGTTTACAACTTCTTGAACAAAACTACTCACCAAAAAAAGCCCTTGAAAAACTTAAGCAAAAAGATCAAGCTCAGGCTTTTAGACAAGTTGCTATTTTAAACGTTAAGGGTGAAATTGCCGTTCATACGGGGCAAAAATGTATCGCTCATGCACAGCATAAAATTGGAGATAACTTTTCAGTACAAGCTAATATGATGCTTAATGAAACCGTTGTTGAAAAAATGTATGAGGCTTTTAAAAATCATAAAAACTTAGCTTTAGCTGAGCGTGTTGTTAAAGCTATGAAAGCAGCGCAAGCCGCTGGCGGCGATATTCGTGGAAAGCAATCGGCTGCTTTGATTGTTGTTGGTTCAACTAAAACAAAGCAACCTTGGGACGACAAACGTATTGATTTAAGAGTAGATGACCATAAAACACCTATCGCAGAACTTGAACGTTTACTTAAAGTTCACCGCGCCTATGATTATATGAATCAAGGCGATGTTGCGATGGAAAACAATGATATTAAAGCAGCTTTAGAGGCTTACTCAAAAGCTGAAGCTCTTGAGCCAACAAATCTTGAAATGAAATTCTGGAAAGCTGTAGCACTAGCCAATTCGGGAGATGTTAAAACATCAGTCCCAATATTTGAACGCATTTTTGAGATTGATAAAAACTGGCAAACTTTGTTAAAACGCTTACCAGACGCCGAACTTCTTCAAATCGACGAACAAGCATTAAGCTATTTATTAAACCTATAA
- a CDS encoding DUF6691 family protein, with protein MKSIIYLIVGVFFGIVMYKSEAASWFRIYEMFEFGSFHMYGIIGSALAIGVVGVQLIKRNKIKALNGADMHLQPKAKSFWRYILGGILFGLGWALAGACPGPMYVLIGAGYLPILVVVGSAILGTFVYGVLKSKLPH; from the coding sequence ATGAAATCAATAATATATTTAATCGTTGGTGTCTTTTTTGGAATTGTAATGTATAAATCAGAAGCTGCTTCGTGGTTTAGAATTTACGAAATGTTCGAATTTGGCTCTTTCCATATGTATGGCATTATCGGCTCGGCTTTAGCTATTGGTGTTGTAGGTGTTCAACTCATAAAGCGTAATAAAATTAAAGCCTTAAACGGAGCTGACATGCATTTACAGCCAAAAGCAAAATCTTTTTGGAGATATATTTTAGGCGGAATTTTATTTGGTTTAGGTTGGGCGTTGGCTGGTGCTTGTCCAGGACCTATGTATGTATTAATTGGTGCCGGATACTTGCCTATTTTAGTGGTTGTTGGAAGTGCTATTTTAGGAACATTTGTTTACGGTGTACTTAAAAGTAAATTACCGCATTAA
- a CDS encoding YeeE/YedE family protein, with translation MNWIYEPWPWYISGPLIALTMFILLFLGKNFGMSSNLRTACTIGGAGKVADFFKFDWKTQRWNLIVVVGAIIGGFLANNYLSNNSVNINDDVAQTLQTYGIESADDAYLPEELFSAEALSDPKVLAILIIGGFLVGFGARYAGGCTSGHAISGLSNLQLPSLISMIGFFIGGLVMIHLIFPLIF, from the coding sequence ATGAATTGGATTTATGAACCTTGGCCTTGGTATATTTCTGGGCCTTTAATTGCCTTGACCATGTTTATTTTATTGTTTTTAGGCAAGAATTTCGGAATGTCATCAAACCTGAGAACTGCTTGTACAATTGGAGGCGCAGGAAAAGTAGCAGATTTTTTTAAGTTTGATTGGAAAACACAACGTTGGAATTTAATAGTTGTGGTTGGTGCTATAATTGGTGGATTTTTAGCTAATAATTACTTGTCAAACAATTCTGTTAACATTAATGATGATGTTGCCCAAACACTTCAAACCTATGGTATTGAAAGTGCTGATGACGCCTATTTGCCTGAAGAACTTTTTTCAGCAGAAGCCCTAAGCGATCCTAAAGTCTTAGCTATTTTAATTATAGGTGGCTTTTTGGTAGGGTTTGGCGCAAGATATGCTGGTGGCTGTACTTCTGGTCATGCTATTTCAGGTCTTAGTAACCTTCAATTACCATCTCTTATTTCGATGATAGGGTTTTTTATTGGTGGTTTGGTAATGATTCATTTAATTTTTCCTTTAATATTTTAA
- the bioA gene encoding adenosylmethionine--8-amino-7-oxononanoate transaminase, with protein MNSTLEHISKLFQPNPSISARDAKHIWHPLTQHKTSGKMLAIKKAKGVWLTDESGKSYIDGIASWYTSMFGHCHPEIIEAVHHQMQTLDQIVFSGFTHEPAVNLAEALLDILPSNQQKLFFNDNGSTATEIGIKMALQYHHNQGQKRQVMLALEEGFHGDTFGAMSVSGLSVYNGAFEDHFIKVVRIPRPEGHNNAAVLAQLDQLIAKEDIAGFIYEPIVQGAAAMKIYDVKALDEILKRCKKANIICIADEVMTGFGKTGTFFASDQVKTKPDIMCFSKALSAGMVPMGLTSCTKKIYKAFYDNDIAKGLFHGHTYTGNPLACAAATASIKLLKSDAIQKQIVEIAEQHKAFACQIEQHPLVKSVRHLGVIFALDLNIEMSRYGKERNWLFQFFMEQGVFLRPLGQTIYCLPPFVINNNELAKIYASISKALKLLQEKRN; from the coding sequence ATGAATTCGACGCTAGAGCATATCTCAAAATTATTTCAGCCAAACCCATCAATTTCCGCACGTGATGCAAAGCATATTTGGCATCCTTTAACGCAACATAAAACTAGCGGTAAGATGTTAGCGATAAAAAAGGCCAAAGGCGTTTGGTTAACCGATGAATCCGGTAAATCTTACATCGACGGGATTGCCTCTTGGTACACAAGTATGTTTGGGCATTGCCATCCCGAAATTATTGAGGCGGTTCATCATCAAATGCAAACGCTTGATCAAATTGTTTTTAGTGGTTTTACACATGAGCCAGCTGTAAATCTGGCTGAAGCGCTTTTAGATATTTTACCATCTAATCAGCAAAAATTATTTTTTAATGATAATGGTTCAACTGCTACCGAAATTGGTATTAAAATGGCCTTGCAATATCACCACAATCAAGGCCAAAAGCGCCAGGTTATGCTGGCTTTAGAAGAAGGTTTTCATGGTGATACCTTTGGGGCGATGTCAGTTTCTGGCTTATCAGTTTATAATGGCGCATTTGAAGATCATTTTATAAAAGTGGTTCGTATACCGCGTCCTGAAGGTCACAATAACGCAGCTGTATTAGCTCAACTAGACCAGCTTATTGCAAAAGAAGATATTGCTGGTTTTATTTATGAACCTATAGTTCAAGGTGCGGCAGCTATGAAAATCTACGATGTCAAAGCTTTAGATGAAATTTTAAAGCGTTGTAAAAAAGCAAATATTATTTGCATTGCAGATGAAGTTATGACGGGTTTTGGTAAAACAGGAACTTTTTTTGCATCAGATCAAGTAAAAACCAAGCCTGATATTATGTGTTTTAGTAAGGCCTTAAGCGCCGGAATGGTGCCAATGGGTTTAACCTCTTGTACCAAGAAAATTTATAAGGCTTTTTATGATAATGATATCGCTAAGGGCTTATTTCATGGCCATACCTATACCGGAAATCCTTTAGCTTGTGCTGCAGCTACTGCAAGTATAAAATTGCTCAAAAGTGATGCTATTCAAAAACAAATTGTTGAAATAGCTGAACAGCACAAAGCTTTTGCTTGTCAAATTGAGCAACATCCTTTGGTAAAGTCTGTAAGACATTTAGGCGTTATTTTCGCTTTAGATCTTAATATAGAAATGTCACGCTATGGAAAAGAACGCAATTGGCTATTTCAATTTTTCATGGAACAAGGCGTTTTTTTAAGACCATTAGGCCAAACCATTTACTGTTTGCCGCCTTTTGTCATTAATAACAATGAGTTAGCAAAAATTTATGCTAGTATTAGTAAAGCTTTAAAACTTCTACAAGAAAAACGTAACTAA
- the bioD gene encoding dethiobiotin synthase: protein MTIFVTGIGTDVGKTVAAAIITEALKADYWKPIQAGDLNNSDTHKVKRLVSNAQSQFFDNAHALQTPMSPHAAAEIDQVQIQLNQINRPNTTNHLVIEGAGGILVPVNNTENVIDLAKEKDHIVVVSRHYLGSINHTLLTLEYLKFKGFKHIHLLFNGDENPSTESIILERFPLNVIGRINNEAEITPEVIQSYARTFSKNLQQLNSTS, encoded by the coding sequence ATGACAATTTTCGTTACAGGTATTGGCACTGATGTTGGCAAAACGGTAGCGGCAGCTATCATTACTGAAGCTCTAAAAGCCGACTATTGGAAACCTATTCAAGCAGGTGATTTAAACAATTCAGACACACATAAAGTAAAGCGCTTGGTAAGCAACGCTCAATCTCAGTTTTTTGATAATGCACACGCTTTACAAACGCCAATGAGTCCGCATGCCGCAGCTGAAATTGATCAAGTTCAAATTCAATTGAATCAAATTAATCGCCCAAACACCACTAATCATTTAGTTATTGAAGGTGCTGGTGGTATTTTAGTGCCGGTGAATAACACCGAAAATGTAATAGACCTAGCAAAAGAGAAAGACCATATTGTTGTTGTTTCTCGGCATTATTTAGGTAGTATTAACCATACATTATTAACTTTAGAGTATTTGAAGTTTAAAGGATTTAAACATATACATTTGCTATTTAATGGTGACGAAAACCCTTCAACCGAGTCGATTATTTTAGAGCGATTTCCATTAAATGTTATTGGTAGAATTAATAATGAAGCCGAAATTACACCTGAAGTCATTCAATCCTACGCTAGAACCTTCAGCAAAAACTTGCAACAACTGAACTCAACTTCATGA
- a CDS encoding enoyl-CoA hydratase/isomerase family protein: protein MNFQNLELNIKDAIATLAIARPKKLNALNRETIQEIHTAFKHLKDQANVRVVILTGSGEKAFVAGADISEFADYNVAEGTDLAAKGQEIVFDYIANFPKPVIAAINGFALGGGLELAMAAHFRVASENAKMGLPETSLGVIPGYGGTQRLPQLVGKGRAMEMIMTAGMIDAKTAKDYGLVNHVTTPTELLDLAEKLAHKIMNNSSQAIAAAIKAVNANYEDGTNGFETEIKAFGEAFGTDDFAEGTQAFLNKRKPDFN, encoded by the coding sequence ATGAATTTTCAAAACCTAGAACTCAATATTAAAGATGCCATAGCCACATTAGCTATTGCACGTCCAAAAAAGCTAAATGCATTAAATCGTGAAACCATTCAGGAGATTCACACGGCATTTAAACATTTAAAAGACCAAGCTAACGTACGTGTTGTTATTTTAACCGGAAGTGGCGAAAAAGCTTTTGTTGCTGGTGCCGATATTTCAGAGTTTGCAGATTATAATGTTGCAGAAGGCACCGATTTAGCGGCAAAAGGCCAAGAAATTGTATTTGACTATATCGCGAATTTTCCTAAACCTGTGATTGCAGCCATTAACGGATTTGCATTAGGCGGCGGATTAGAATTAGCGATGGCTGCACATTTTAGAGTTGCCAGCGAAAATGCTAAAATGGGTTTACCTGAAACTTCTTTAGGAGTTATTCCTGGTTATGGTGGCACGCAACGTTTACCTCAATTAGTAGGTAAAGGTCGTGCGATGGAAATGATTATGACCGCAGGCATGATTGATGCTAAAACTGCTAAAGACTATGGCTTAGTTAATCACGTTACCACACCAACTGAGTTGCTTGATCTTGCCGAAAAATTAGCGCATAAAATTATGAATAATTCTAGTCAAGCAATTGCCGCAGCAATTAAAGCGGTTAATGCGAATTATGAAGATGGTACCAATGGTTTTGAAACTGAAATCAAAGCTTTTGGAGAAGCCTTTGGCACAGACGATTTTGCTGAAGGAACACAAGCTTTCCTCAATAAACGCAAGCCTGATTTTAATTAA
- a CDS encoding sensor histidine kinase, whose amino-acid sequence MFKRSLSTRIFLSMIALVIGASVLIAIVTVYQYKQEAEDLHREKLNRKENAIRANINYILRTTYYTVNTENLPLIFKEKIYEIQDIHDTEINIYDTQGHLLKSSMTKFYLDSLSTQMPEKALIALQNSSNKKYVNSFVEDNQKYQSSYTYILDKYFKPIGILNLPYIEDDGFLERELNDFLILLAQVYAIMLIAAMVLAYFQSNYITRSLKAISQTLNQTRLDQKNPKIKADRLSSEIKPLIHSYNAMVDQLEESAAKLAKSERDEAWRQMAKQVAHEIKNPLTPMRLNIQNFERRFKADDPDIKTKLKDFSSSLIQQIDTLSTIASAFSDFAKMPAQKTETINLVETTKLAIDIFNANYIQLTTNQSEIDLKFDKTQWIRIITNLLKNAIQATSDLTDPKILVEVTELEKTVKISVQDNGCGISEDHQQHIFEPKFTTKSSGMGLGLGMVKNLVENYKGSIKLNSKLNQGSTFVISIPKN is encoded by the coding sequence ATGTTTAAACGCTCTTTAAGTACACGCATATTTTTATCGATGATTGCTTTGGTCATCGGTGCATCAGTACTTATTGCAATTGTTACAGTTTACCAGTACAAGCAGGAAGCAGAAGATTTGCACCGCGAAAAGCTAAACCGAAAAGAAAATGCCATTCGCGCTAACATCAACTACATTTTAAGAACCACTTATTACACGGTAAATACAGAAAACTTACCACTTATTTTTAAAGAAAAAATTTATGAAATACAAGATATTCACGACACTGAAATTAATATTTACGATACCCAAGGTCATTTATTAAAGTCGTCAATGACCAAGTTTTACCTTGATAGTTTATCAACTCAAATGCCCGAAAAAGCATTAATCGCTTTACAAAATTCTTCTAACAAAAAATACGTAAATAGCTTTGTAGAAGACAACCAAAAATACCAATCTTCTTACACTTACATTCTCGATAAATATTTTAAACCTATTGGCATTTTAAATTTACCTTATATAGAAGACGATGGTTTTTTAGAACGCGAGTTAAACGACTTTTTAATCTTATTAGCACAAGTTTATGCCATAATGCTAATAGCCGCTATGGTTTTGGCGTACTTTCAATCTAATTACATCACACGTTCGCTTAAAGCAATTAGTCAAACTTTAAACCAAACCCGCTTAGACCAAAAAAACCCAAAAATTAAAGCCGATAGACTCAGCTCAGAAATCAAGCCGCTCATTCATTCTTACAACGCCATGGTCGATCAGCTTGAAGAAAGCGCAGCAAAACTCGCTAAATCTGAACGTGATGAAGCTTGGCGACAAATGGCCAAACAAGTTGCACACGAAATTAAAAATCCGTTGACGCCTATGCGCTTAAACATTCAAAATTTTGAGCGTCGTTTTAAAGCAGATGATCCAGATATTAAAACCAAACTTAAAGATTTTTCTAGCTCATTAATTCAACAAATTGATACCTTAAGCACCATAGCTTCAGCGTTTTCAGACTTTGCGAAAATGCCAGCCCAAAAGACAGAAACCATCAACCTTGTCGAAACCACTAAACTCGCTATCGATATTTTTAATGCTAATTATATTCAGCTAACCACAAATCAGTCTGAAATTGATTTGAAATTTGATAAAACTCAGTGGATCCGGATAATAACAAACCTTTTAAAAAATGCTATTCAAGCAACGAGCGACTTGACTGACCCAAAGATTCTAGTTGAAGTTACCGAACTCGAAAAAACAGTCAAAATTTCAGTTCAAGACAATGGTTGTGGCATTTCTGAAGACCATCAACAACATATTTTTGAACCAAAGTTTACAACCAAATCAAGTGGAATGGGATTAGGACTTGGTATGGTCAAAAATTTAGTCGAAAATTATAAAGGCAGTATAAAATTAAACTCTAAACTTAATCAAGGTAGTACCTTTGTTATTTCAATACCAAAAAATTAA
- a CDS encoding CopD family protein — MTYNYIKALHLIFVITWFAGLFYIPRLFIYQIEASLKPKPESKILSEQLKLMTKRLWNIITWPSAILATLFAVWLLIINPYWLQQGWMHVKLAFVILLFAYHLKNHFIYKQFQQDDIRWTSNQMRLWNEGATIILFAVVFLVILKSAINWIYGLVGLVGLAVLLMLGIRAYKNFRKAKGEDV; from the coding sequence ATGACCTATAATTACATTAAAGCCCTACACCTCATTTTTGTCATCACTTGGTTTGCGGGCTTATTTTATATCCCGCGATTATTTATTTATCAAATTGAAGCCAGTTTAAAACCGAAACCAGAATCTAAAATTTTAAGTGAACAATTGAAGCTCATGACTAAACGCTTATGGAATATTATCACTTGGCCTTCAGCTATTCTGGCAACACTTTTTGCTGTTTGGTTATTAATTATTAATCCATATTGGCTTCAACAAGGCTGGATGCATGTAAAACTTGCTTTTGTTATTTTATTGTTTGCTTATCATCTCAAAAATCATTTTATCTACAAACAATTTCAACAAGACGATATTCGTTGGACCTCCAACCAAATGCGTTTATGGAATGAAGGCGCCACGATTATTTTATTTGCCGTTGTATTTTTAGTAATATTAAAAAGCGCTATTAATTGGATTTACGGGCTTGTTGGTTTAGTTGGTTTAGCCGTATTACTCATGTTAGGCATTAGAGCTTACAAAAATTTTAGAAAAGCTAAAGGTGAAGATGTTTAA